A window of the Drosophila simulans strain w501 chromosome 2L, Prin_Dsim_3.1, whole genome shotgun sequence genome harbors these coding sequences:
- the LOC6730768 gene encoding congested-like trachea protein, translating into MTTTENVSTERKANPVKSFLTGGFGGICNVLSGHPLDTIKVRLQTMPRPAPGEQPLYRGTFDCAAKTIKNEGVRGLYKGMSAPLTGVAPIFAMCFAGYALGKRLQQRGEDAKLTYPQIFVAGSFSGLFSTLIMAPGERIKVLLQTQQGQGGERKYNGMIDCAGKLYKEGGLRSVFKGSCATMLRDLPANGLYFLVYEALQDVAKSKSETGQISTASTIFAGGVAGMAYWILGMPADVLKSRLQSAPEGTYKHGIRSVFKDLIVKDGPLALYRGVTPIMLRAFPANAACFFGIELANKFFNLVAPNF; encoded by the coding sequence ATGACCACCACAGAGAACGTGTCCACGGAGCGCAAAGCGAATCCAGTGAAGTCCTTCCTGACGGGCGGATTCGGTGGGATCTGCAATGTGCTCTCTGGCCATCCGCTGGACACCATCAAGGTGCGCCTGCAGACCATGCCGCGTCCAGCGCCGGGTGAGCAGCCCCTGTACCGCGGCACCTTCGACTGTGCGGCCAAGACGATCAAGAATGAGGGCGTCCGCGGTCTGTACAAGGGCATGTCCGCACCGTTGACGGGCGTTGCTCCGATCTTTGCGATGTGCTTCGCCGGCTACGCGCTGGGCAagcggctgcagcagcgcggcgaggacgccaagctgacctACCCGCAAATCTTCGTGGCCGGCTCCTTCTCCGGGCTGTTCTCCACCCTGATAATGGCGCCCGGCGAGCGCATCAAGGTGCTCCTGCAGACGCAGCAGGGTCAGGGTGGCGAGCGCAAGTACAACGGCATGATCGACTGCGCCGGCAAGCTCTACAAGGAGGGTGGACTTCGCAGCGTCTTCAAGGGCAGCTGCGCCACAATGCTCAGGGATCTGCCCGCCAACGGCCTGTACTTCCTGGTCTACGAGGCGCTGCAGGATGTGGCCAAATCGAAGTCAGAGACGGGCCAAATCAGCACTGCCTCAACGATTTTCGCAGGTGGAGTGGCGGGCATGGCCTACTGGATTCTGGGCATGCCAGCCGATGTGTTGAAGAGCCGCCTACAATCGGCTCCCGAAGGCACCTACAAGCACGGCATTCGCAGTGTCTTCAAGGATCTGATTGTCAAGGATGGACCTCTGGCCTTGTACCGCGGCGTGACGCCCATCATGCTCCGAGCCTTCCCCGCCAACGCTGCCTGCTTCTTCGGTATTGAGCTGGCTAACAAATTCTTTAACCTCGTAGCGCCAAATTTCTAG
- the LOC6730769 gene encoding histidine triad nucleotide-binding protein 1, with protein MFLSTGRNFFRVFSSRQIASCSARMASEVEKSQTAAASEDTIFGKILRKEIPCKFIHEDDKCVAFHDVAPQAPTHFLVIPRKPIAQLSLAEDGDADLLGHLMLVGRKVAKELGLADGYRVVINNGKHGAQSVYHLHLHFLGGRQMQWPPG; from the exons ATGTTCTTGTCAACCGGCCGGAATTTCTTTCGTGTTTTCAG CTCTCGCCAAATAGCCAGCTGCAGTGCTAGAATGGCAAGCGAAGTGGAAAAATCGCAAACGGCAGCCGCCAGTGAAGACACCATTTTCGGCAAGATTTTGCGCAAGGAGATCCCATGCAAATTCATCCACGAGGATGATAAG TGCGTCGCCTTCCACGATGTGGCGCCCCAGGCACCAACCCACTTCCTGGTGATTCCTCGCAAGCCGATTGCCCAACTCTCGCTGGCCGAGGATGGGGACGCCGATCTGCTGGGACACCTCATGCTGGTGGGCCGCAAGGTGGCCAAGGAGCTCGGGCTCGCGGACGGCTACCGCGTGGTCATCAACAATGGCAAGCACGGCGCCCAGTCCGTTTACCACTTGCATTTGCACTTCCTCGGCGGCCGCCAGATGCAGTGGCCACCAGGATAA
- the LOC6730770 gene encoding rab-like protein 3, with amino-acid sequence MKQQELKDVPTVRILMLGDRGVGKTSLTNLMATTETTPTPASRTIGEDSWHVQVRLHEYPKPVILPPTPTWTTPSSSEDFENYPYMQSAPTTTDILYFVEFYDLNSDWRMCRHQRDSFYKNIDGIVLVYSMLDLSSEDSLHDWLYDPLRLICKYRHLRIRSILKRHHVPILVVGTKLDMLMRRPLRRSGIAHQLNVEEMLVNCLDPESFADKSRNQGKLRDFLNRAVEFKERFPLLSFRHL; translated from the exons ATGAAACAGCAAGAGCTCAAGGATGTGCCCACAGTTCGTATCCTGATGTTGGGCGACAGAG GTGTGGGCAAGACTAGTTTGACCAATTTGATGGCCACTACGGAGACTACGCCCACTCCAGCCTCACGAACCATTGGCGAGGACTCGTGGCATGTCCAGGTGCGGTTGCATGAGTATCCCAAGCCGGTGATCCtgccgcccacgcccacctgGACCACGCCCTCCTCGTCGGAGGACTTCGAGAATTACCCGTATATGCAGAGTGCGCCCACCACCACGGATATCCTGTACTTTGTGGAGTTCTACGACCTGAATAGCGATTGGCGCATGTGCCGCCATCAGCGCGATAGCTTCTATAAGAATATTGACGGCATCGTCCTCGTGTACAGCATGCTGGACCTTAGCTCGGAGGACAGCCTGCACGATTGGCTGTACGATCCGTTGCGACTGATCTGCAAGTATCGCCATCTGCGCATACGTTCCATATTGAAACGCCACCATGTGCCCATTCTGGTGGTGGGCACCAAGCTGGACATGCTGATGCGACGACCACTGCGTCGAAGCGGCATTGCCCACCAGCTGAACGTCGAGGAGATGCTCGTCAACTGCCTGGATCCCGAGAGCTTTGCGGACAAGAGCCGTAATCAGGGCAAACTGCGCGACTTCCTAAACCGCGCCGTCGAGTTTAAGGAGCGATTTCCACTGTTGAGTTTCCGCCACTTGtga
- the LOC6730771 gene encoding synaptotagmin 1 isoform X2 — translation MPPNAKSETDAKPEAEPAPASEPAAELESVDQKLEETHHSKFREVDRQEQEVLAEKAAEAASQRIAQVESTTRSATTEAQESTTTSVPVIKKIEHVGEVVTEVIAERTGLPTWGVVAIIILVFLVVFGIIFFCVRRFLKKRRTKDGKGKKGVDMKSVQLLGSAYKEKVQPDMEELTENAEEGDEEDKQSEQKLGRLNFKLEYDFNSNSLAVTVIQAEELPALDMGGTSDPYVKVYLLPDKKKKFETKVHRKTLSPVFNETFTFKSLPYADAMNKTLVFAIFDFDRFSKHDQIGEVKVPLCTIDLAQTIEEWRDLVSVEGEGGQKLGDICFSLRYVPTAGKLTVVILEAKNLKKMDVGGLSDPYVKIAIMQNGKRLKKKKTSIKKCTLNPYYNESFSFEVPFEQIQKICLVVTVVDYDRIGTSEPIGRCILGCMGTGTELRHWSDMLASPRRPIAQWHTLKDPEETDEILKNMK, via the exons atgccgCCAAATGCAAAATCGGAAACGGACGCAAAACCGGAAGCGGAACCAGCGCCAGCGTCCGAGCCGGCAGCGGAACTGGAGTCCGTGGACCAGAAGCTGGAAGAAACACATCACTCCAAATTCCGTGAGGTGGAcaggcaggagcaggaggtgcTCGCCGAGAAGGCGGCGGAAGCGGCCAGTCAAAGAATCGCACAGGTGGAATCAACAACACGGAGTGCAACCACAGAGGCTCAGG AATCCACCACCACCTCAGTGCCGGTGATCAAAAAGATCGAGCATGTCGGCGAAGTGGTCACCGAGGTGATCGCGGAGCGCACGGGGCTGCCCACATGGGGCGTGGTGGCCATCATCATACTCGTGTTCCTGGTCGTCTTTGGTATAATCTTCTTCTGTGTGCGGAGATTCCTGAAGAAGCGAAGAACCAAAGATGGAAAGGGTAAGAAGGGTGTCGACATGAAGTCGGTACAGTTGTTGGGATCGGCGTACAAGGAGAAA GTTCAGCCTGATATGGAGGAACTCACCGAAAATGCCGAGGAGGGTGACGAGGAGGACAAGCAGAGCGAGCAGAAGCTGGGGCGCCTCAACTTCAAG CTGGAATATGATTTCAACTCCAACAGTTTGGCCGTGACGGTGATCCAAGCCGAGGAACTTCCCGCCCTGGATATGGGCGGTACCTCGGATCCCTATGTCAAGGTGTACTTGCTGCCcgacaagaagaagaagttcGAGACCAAGGTGCACCGCAAGACACTGAGTCCGGTCTTCAACGAGACGTTCACCTTCAAG AGTTTGCCCTACGCCGATGCCATGAACAAGACGCTCGTGTTTGCCATTTTCGACTTCGATCGCTTCTCGAAGCACGACCAGATCGGCGAGGTGAAGGTGCCGCTGTGCACCATCGACCTGGCGCAGACCATCGAGGAGTGGCGCGACCTGGTCAGCGTTGAAGGAGAGGGCGGACAG AAGCTGGGAGACATCTGCTTCTCGCTGCGCTACGTGCCGACCGCCGGAAAACTAACCGTCGTCATCCTGGAGGCCAAGAACTTGAAGAAGATGGACGTGGGCGGACTGTCTG ATCCATATGTGAAAATTGCAATCatgcaaaatggcaaacgtttgaaaaagaagaagacAAGTATCAAAAAATGCACCCTCAACCCTTACTATAATGAGTCGTTCTCATTTGAAGTACCATTTGAACAAATACAA AAAATCTGTCTCGTTGTGACCGTCGTGGACTACGATCGTATTGGCACCTCCGAACCCATCGGCCGCTGCATACTTGGCTGCATGGGCACCGGAACCGAGCTGCGTCACTGGTCGGACATGTTGGCCTCGCCCCGCCGGCCCATCGCCCAGTGGCACACCCTCAAGGATCCCGAGGAGACCGACGAGATCCTGAAGAACATGAAGTAA
- the LOC6730771 gene encoding synaptotagmin 1 isoform X1 has translation MPPNAKSETDAKPEAEPAPASEPAAELESVDQKLEETHHSKFREVDRQEQEVLAEKAAEAASQRIAQVESTTRSATTEAQESTTTSVPVIKKIEHVGEVVTEVIAERTGLPTWGVVAIIILVFLVVFGIIFFCVRRFLKKRRTKDGKGKKGVDMKSVQLLGSAYKEKVQPDMEELTENAEEGDEEDKQSEQKLGRLNFKLEYDFNSNSLAVTVIQAEELPALDMGGTSDPYVKVYLLPDKKKKFETKVHRKTLSPVFNETFTFKSLPYADAMNKTLVFAIFDFDRFSKHDQIGEVKVPLCTIDLAQTIEEWRDLVSVEGEGGQEKLGDICFSLRYVPTAGKLTVVILEAKNLKKMDVGGLSDPYVKIAIMQNGKRLKKKKTSIKKCTLNPYYNESFSFEVPFEQIQKICLVVTVVDYDRIGTSEPIGRCILGCMGTGTELRHWSDMLASPRRPIAQWHTLKDPEETDEILKNMK, from the exons atgccgCCAAATGCAAAATCGGAAACGGACGCAAAACCGGAAGCGGAACCAGCGCCAGCGTCCGAGCCGGCAGCGGAACTGGAGTCCGTGGACCAGAAGCTGGAAGAAACACATCACTCCAAATTCCGTGAGGTGGAcaggcaggagcaggaggtgcTCGCCGAGAAGGCGGCGGAAGCGGCCAGTCAAAGAATCGCACAGGTGGAATCAACAACACGGAGTGCAACCACAGAGGCTCAGG AATCCACCACCACCTCAGTGCCGGTGATCAAAAAGATCGAGCATGTCGGCGAAGTGGTCACCGAGGTGATCGCGGAGCGCACGGGGCTGCCCACATGGGGCGTGGTGGCCATCATCATACTCGTGTTCCTGGTCGTCTTTGGTATAATCTTCTTCTGTGTGCGGAGATTCCTGAAGAAGCGAAGAACCAAAGATGGAAAGGGTAAGAAGGGTGTCGACATGAAGTCGGTACAGTTGTTGGGATCGGCGTACAAGGAGAAA GTTCAGCCTGATATGGAGGAACTCACCGAAAATGCCGAGGAGGGTGACGAGGAGGACAAGCAGAGCGAGCAGAAGCTGGGGCGCCTCAACTTCAAG CTGGAATATGATTTCAACTCCAACAGTTTGGCCGTGACGGTGATCCAAGCCGAGGAACTTCCCGCCCTGGATATGGGCGGTACCTCGGATCCCTATGTCAAGGTGTACTTGCTGCCcgacaagaagaagaagttcGAGACCAAGGTGCACCGCAAGACACTGAGTCCGGTCTTCAACGAGACGTTCACCTTCAAG AGTTTGCCCTACGCCGATGCCATGAACAAGACGCTCGTGTTTGCCATTTTCGACTTCGATCGCTTCTCGAAGCACGACCAGATCGGCGAGGTGAAGGTGCCGCTGTGCACCATCGACCTGGCGCAGACCATCGAGGAGTGGCGCGACCTGGTCAGCGTTGAAGGAGAGGGCGGACAG GAAAAGCTGGGAGACATCTGCTTCTCGCTGCGCTACGTGCCGACCGCCGGAAAACTAACCGTCGTCATCCTGGAGGCCAAGAACTTGAAGAAGATGGACGTGGGCGGACTGTCTG ATCCATATGTGAAAATTGCAATCatgcaaaatggcaaacgtttgaaaaagaagaagacAAGTATCAAAAAATGCACCCTCAACCCTTACTATAATGAGTCGTTCTCATTTGAAGTACCATTTGAACAAATACAA AAAATCTGTCTCGTTGTGACCGTCGTGGACTACGATCGTATTGGCACCTCCGAACCCATCGGCCGCTGCATACTTGGCTGCATGGGCACCGGAACCGAGCTGCGTCACTGGTCGGACATGTTGGCCTCGCCCCGCCGGCCCATCGCCCAGTGGCACACCCTCAAGGATCCCGAGGAGACCGACGAGATCCTGAAGAACATGAAGTAA
- the LOC6730771 gene encoding synaptotagmin 1 isoform X5, with the protein MPPNAKSETDAKPEAEPAPASEPAAELESVDQKLEETHHSKFREVDRQEQEVLAEKAAEAASQRIAQVESTTRSATTEAQESTTTSVPVIKKIEHVGEVVTEVIAERTGLPTWGVVAIIILVFLVVFGIIFFCVRRFLKKRRTKDGKGKKGVDMKSVQLLGSAYKEKPDMEELTENAEEGDEEDKQSEQKLGRLNFKLEYDFNSNSLAVTVIQAEELPALDMGGTSDPYVKVYLLPDKKKKFETKVHRKTLSPVFNETFTFKSLPYADAMNKTLVFAIFDFDRFSKHDQIGEVKVPLCTIDLAQTIEEWRDLVSVEGEGGQLGDICFSLRYVPTAGKLTVVILEAKNLKKMDVGGLSDPYVKIAIMQNGKRLKKKKTSIKKCTLNPYYNESFSFEVPFEQIQKICLVVTVVDYDRIGTSEPIGRCILGCMGTGTELRHWSDMLASPRRPIAQWHTLKDPEETDEILKNMK; encoded by the exons atgccgCCAAATGCAAAATCGGAAACGGACGCAAAACCGGAAGCGGAACCAGCGCCAGCGTCCGAGCCGGCAGCGGAACTGGAGTCCGTGGACCAGAAGCTGGAAGAAACACATCACTCCAAATTCCGTGAGGTGGAcaggcaggagcaggaggtgcTCGCCGAGAAGGCGGCGGAAGCGGCCAGTCAAAGAATCGCACAGGTGGAATCAACAACACGGAGTGCAACCACAGAGGCTCAGG AATCCACCACCACCTCAGTGCCGGTGATCAAAAAGATCGAGCATGTCGGCGAAGTGGTCACCGAGGTGATCGCGGAGCGCACGGGGCTGCCCACATGGGGCGTGGTGGCCATCATCATACTCGTGTTCCTGGTCGTCTTTGGTATAATCTTCTTCTGTGTGCGGAGATTCCTGAAGAAGCGAAGAACCAAAGATGGAAAGGGTAAGAAGGGTGTCGACATGAAGTCGGTACAGTTGTTGGGATCGGCGTACAAGGAGAAA CCTGATATGGAGGAACTCACCGAAAATGCCGAGGAGGGTGACGAGGAGGACAAGCAGAGCGAGCAGAAGCTGGGGCGCCTCAACTTCAAG CTGGAATATGATTTCAACTCCAACAGTTTGGCCGTGACGGTGATCCAAGCCGAGGAACTTCCCGCCCTGGATATGGGCGGTACCTCGGATCCCTATGTCAAGGTGTACTTGCTGCCcgacaagaagaagaagttcGAGACCAAGGTGCACCGCAAGACACTGAGTCCGGTCTTCAACGAGACGTTCACCTTCAAG AGTTTGCCCTACGCCGATGCCATGAACAAGACGCTCGTGTTTGCCATTTTCGACTTCGATCGCTTCTCGAAGCACGACCAGATCGGCGAGGTGAAGGTGCCGCTGTGCACCATCGACCTGGCGCAGACCATCGAGGAGTGGCGCGACCTGGTCAGCGTTGAAGGAGAGGGCGGACAG CTGGGAGACATCTGCTTCTCGCTGCGCTACGTGCCGACCGCCGGAAAACTAACCGTCGTCATCCTGGAGGCCAAGAACTTGAAGAAGATGGACGTGGGCGGACTGTCTG ATCCATATGTGAAAATTGCAATCatgcaaaatggcaaacgtttgaaaaagaagaagacAAGTATCAAAAAATGCACCCTCAACCCTTACTATAATGAGTCGTTCTCATTTGAAGTACCATTTGAACAAATACAA AAAATCTGTCTCGTTGTGACCGTCGTGGACTACGATCGTATTGGCACCTCCGAACCCATCGGCCGCTGCATACTTGGCTGCATGGGCACCGGAACCGAGCTGCGTCACTGGTCGGACATGTTGGCCTCGCCCCGCCGGCCCATCGCCCAGTGGCACACCCTCAAGGATCCCGAGGAGACCGACGAGATCCTGAAGAACATGAAGTAA
- the LOC6730771 gene encoding synaptotagmin 1 isoform X3, giving the protein MPPNAKSETDAKPEAEPAPASEPAAELESVDQKLEETHHSKFREVDRQEQEVLAEKAAEAASQRIAQVESTTRSATTEAQESTTTSVPVIKKIEHVGEVVTEVIAERTGLPTWGVVAIIILVFLVVFGIIFFCVRRFLKKRRTKDGKGKKGVDMKSVQLLGSAYKEKPDMEELTENAEEGDEEDKQSEQKLGRLNFKLEYDFNSNSLAVTVIQAEELPALDMGGTSDPYVKVYLLPDKKKKFETKVHRKTLSPVFNETFTFKSLPYADAMNKTLVFAIFDFDRFSKHDQIGEVKVPLCTIDLAQTIEEWRDLVSVEGEGGQEKLGDICFSLRYVPTAGKLTVVILEAKNLKKMDVGGLSDPYVKIAIMQNGKRLKKKKTSIKKCTLNPYYNESFSFEVPFEQIQKICLVVTVVDYDRIGTSEPIGRCILGCMGTGTELRHWSDMLASPRRPIAQWHTLKDPEETDEILKNMK; this is encoded by the exons atgccgCCAAATGCAAAATCGGAAACGGACGCAAAACCGGAAGCGGAACCAGCGCCAGCGTCCGAGCCGGCAGCGGAACTGGAGTCCGTGGACCAGAAGCTGGAAGAAACACATCACTCCAAATTCCGTGAGGTGGAcaggcaggagcaggaggtgcTCGCCGAGAAGGCGGCGGAAGCGGCCAGTCAAAGAATCGCACAGGTGGAATCAACAACACGGAGTGCAACCACAGAGGCTCAGG AATCCACCACCACCTCAGTGCCGGTGATCAAAAAGATCGAGCATGTCGGCGAAGTGGTCACCGAGGTGATCGCGGAGCGCACGGGGCTGCCCACATGGGGCGTGGTGGCCATCATCATACTCGTGTTCCTGGTCGTCTTTGGTATAATCTTCTTCTGTGTGCGGAGATTCCTGAAGAAGCGAAGAACCAAAGATGGAAAGGGTAAGAAGGGTGTCGACATGAAGTCGGTACAGTTGTTGGGATCGGCGTACAAGGAGAAA CCTGATATGGAGGAACTCACCGAAAATGCCGAGGAGGGTGACGAGGAGGACAAGCAGAGCGAGCAGAAGCTGGGGCGCCTCAACTTCAAG CTGGAATATGATTTCAACTCCAACAGTTTGGCCGTGACGGTGATCCAAGCCGAGGAACTTCCCGCCCTGGATATGGGCGGTACCTCGGATCCCTATGTCAAGGTGTACTTGCTGCCcgacaagaagaagaagttcGAGACCAAGGTGCACCGCAAGACACTGAGTCCGGTCTTCAACGAGACGTTCACCTTCAAG AGTTTGCCCTACGCCGATGCCATGAACAAGACGCTCGTGTTTGCCATTTTCGACTTCGATCGCTTCTCGAAGCACGACCAGATCGGCGAGGTGAAGGTGCCGCTGTGCACCATCGACCTGGCGCAGACCATCGAGGAGTGGCGCGACCTGGTCAGCGTTGAAGGAGAGGGCGGACAG GAAAAGCTGGGAGACATCTGCTTCTCGCTGCGCTACGTGCCGACCGCCGGAAAACTAACCGTCGTCATCCTGGAGGCCAAGAACTTGAAGAAGATGGACGTGGGCGGACTGTCTG ATCCATATGTGAAAATTGCAATCatgcaaaatggcaaacgtttgaaaaagaagaagacAAGTATCAAAAAATGCACCCTCAACCCTTACTATAATGAGTCGTTCTCATTTGAAGTACCATTTGAACAAATACAA AAAATCTGTCTCGTTGTGACCGTCGTGGACTACGATCGTATTGGCACCTCCGAACCCATCGGCCGCTGCATACTTGGCTGCATGGGCACCGGAACCGAGCTGCGTCACTGGTCGGACATGTTGGCCTCGCCCCGCCGGCCCATCGCCCAGTGGCACACCCTCAAGGATCCCGAGGAGACCGACGAGATCCTGAAGAACATGAAGTAA
- the LOC6730771 gene encoding synaptotagmin 1 isoform X4 codes for MPPNAKSETDAKPEAEPAPASEPAAELESVDQKLEETHHSKFREVDRQEQEVLAEKAAEAASQRIAQVESTTRSATTEAQESTTTSVPVIKKIEHVGEVVTEVIAERTGLPTWGVVAIIILVFLVVFGIIFFCVRRFLKKRRTKDGKGKKGVDMKSVQLLGSAYKEKVQPDMEELTENAEEGDEEDKQSEQKLGRLNFKLEYDFNSNSLAVTVIQAEELPALDMGGTSDPYVKVYLLPDKKKKFETKVHRKTLSPVFNETFTFKSLPYADAMNKTLVFAIFDFDRFSKHDQIGEVKVPLCTIDLAQTIEEWRDLVSVEGEGGQLGDICFSLRYVPTAGKLTVVILEAKNLKKMDVGGLSDPYVKIAIMQNGKRLKKKKTSIKKCTLNPYYNESFSFEVPFEQIQKICLVVTVVDYDRIGTSEPIGRCILGCMGTGTELRHWSDMLASPRRPIAQWHTLKDPEETDEILKNMK; via the exons atgccgCCAAATGCAAAATCGGAAACGGACGCAAAACCGGAAGCGGAACCAGCGCCAGCGTCCGAGCCGGCAGCGGAACTGGAGTCCGTGGACCAGAAGCTGGAAGAAACACATCACTCCAAATTCCGTGAGGTGGAcaggcaggagcaggaggtgcTCGCCGAGAAGGCGGCGGAAGCGGCCAGTCAAAGAATCGCACAGGTGGAATCAACAACACGGAGTGCAACCACAGAGGCTCAGG AATCCACCACCACCTCAGTGCCGGTGATCAAAAAGATCGAGCATGTCGGCGAAGTGGTCACCGAGGTGATCGCGGAGCGCACGGGGCTGCCCACATGGGGCGTGGTGGCCATCATCATACTCGTGTTCCTGGTCGTCTTTGGTATAATCTTCTTCTGTGTGCGGAGATTCCTGAAGAAGCGAAGAACCAAAGATGGAAAGGGTAAGAAGGGTGTCGACATGAAGTCGGTACAGTTGTTGGGATCGGCGTACAAGGAGAAA GTTCAGCCTGATATGGAGGAACTCACCGAAAATGCCGAGGAGGGTGACGAGGAGGACAAGCAGAGCGAGCAGAAGCTGGGGCGCCTCAACTTCAAG CTGGAATATGATTTCAACTCCAACAGTTTGGCCGTGACGGTGATCCAAGCCGAGGAACTTCCCGCCCTGGATATGGGCGGTACCTCGGATCCCTATGTCAAGGTGTACTTGCTGCCcgacaagaagaagaagttcGAGACCAAGGTGCACCGCAAGACACTGAGTCCGGTCTTCAACGAGACGTTCACCTTCAAG AGTTTGCCCTACGCCGATGCCATGAACAAGACGCTCGTGTTTGCCATTTTCGACTTCGATCGCTTCTCGAAGCACGACCAGATCGGCGAGGTGAAGGTGCCGCTGTGCACCATCGACCTGGCGCAGACCATCGAGGAGTGGCGCGACCTGGTCAGCGTTGAAGGAGAGGGCGGACAG CTGGGAGACATCTGCTTCTCGCTGCGCTACGTGCCGACCGCCGGAAAACTAACCGTCGTCATCCTGGAGGCCAAGAACTTGAAGAAGATGGACGTGGGCGGACTGTCTG ATCCATATGTGAAAATTGCAATCatgcaaaatggcaaacgtttgaaaaagaagaagacAAGTATCAAAAAATGCACCCTCAACCCTTACTATAATGAGTCGTTCTCATTTGAAGTACCATTTGAACAAATACAA AAAATCTGTCTCGTTGTGACCGTCGTGGACTACGATCGTATTGGCACCTCCGAACCCATCGGCCGCTGCATACTTGGCTGCATGGGCACCGGAACCGAGCTGCGTCACTGGTCGGACATGTTGGCCTCGCCCCGCCGGCCCATCGCCCAGTGGCACACCCTCAAGGATCCCGAGGAGACCGACGAGATCCTGAAGAACATGAAGTAA
- the LOC6730771 gene encoding synaptotagmin 1 isoform X6 has protein sequence MPPNAKSETDAKPEAEPAPASEPAAELESVDQKLEETHHSKFREVDRQEQEVLAEKAAEAASQRIAQVESTTRSATTEAQESTTTSVPVIKKIEHVGEVVTEVIAERTGLPTWGVVAIIILVFLVVFGIIFFCVRRFLKKRRTKDGKGKKGVDMKSVQLLGSAYKEKVQPDMEELTENAEEGDEEDKQSEQKLGRLNFKLEYDFNSNSLAVTVIQAEELPALDMGGTSDPYVKVYLLPDKKKKFETKVHRKTLSPVFNETFTFKSLPYADAMNKTLVFAIFDFDRFSKHDQIGEVKVPLCTIDLAQTIEEWRDLVSVEGEGGQVVLREVNI, from the exons atgccgCCAAATGCAAAATCGGAAACGGACGCAAAACCGGAAGCGGAACCAGCGCCAGCGTCCGAGCCGGCAGCGGAACTGGAGTCCGTGGACCAGAAGCTGGAAGAAACACATCACTCCAAATTCCGTGAGGTGGAcaggcaggagcaggaggtgcTCGCCGAGAAGGCGGCGGAAGCGGCCAGTCAAAGAATCGCACAGGTGGAATCAACAACACGGAGTGCAACCACAGAGGCTCAGG AATCCACCACCACCTCAGTGCCGGTGATCAAAAAGATCGAGCATGTCGGCGAAGTGGTCACCGAGGTGATCGCGGAGCGCACGGGGCTGCCCACATGGGGCGTGGTGGCCATCATCATACTCGTGTTCCTGGTCGTCTTTGGTATAATCTTCTTCTGTGTGCGGAGATTCCTGAAGAAGCGAAGAACCAAAGATGGAAAGGGTAAGAAGGGTGTCGACATGAAGTCGGTACAGTTGTTGGGATCGGCGTACAAGGAGAAA GTTCAGCCTGATATGGAGGAACTCACCGAAAATGCCGAGGAGGGTGACGAGGAGGACAAGCAGAGCGAGCAGAAGCTGGGGCGCCTCAACTTCAAG CTGGAATATGATTTCAACTCCAACAGTTTGGCCGTGACGGTGATCCAAGCCGAGGAACTTCCCGCCCTGGATATGGGCGGTACCTCGGATCCCTATGTCAAGGTGTACTTGCTGCCcgacaagaagaagaagttcGAGACCAAGGTGCACCGCAAGACACTGAGTCCGGTCTTCAACGAGACGTTCACCTTCAAG AGTTTGCCCTACGCCGATGCCATGAACAAGACGCTCGTGTTTGCCATTTTCGACTTCGATCGCTTCTCGAAGCACGACCAGATCGGCGAGGTGAAGGTGCCGCTGTGCACCATCGACCTGGCGCAGACCATCGAGGAGTGGCGCGACCTGGTCAGCGTTGAAGGAGAGGGCGGACAG GTGGTCTTGCGAGAAGTCAACATCTAA